The Candidatus Nitrosoglobus terrae genome segment GGTTCATCTACAACCTGCGCGTGCCCTCTCGCTATAGCTCTACTTGTTGCGGCCATTTTAGTAGCCTCCTATTTGAATGAAACTAGACAACATGAGCAAACTTATCCGGCTAAACTACTATAATTATAGTGTAAGCTCTTAGTGCTCACTCCTCTCTAAAACATACACTCTCGTTTAAATATTTTTTTTGAAAGTGTATCAAGATCCTTATATTTAATTAGTGCAAATCCCTTACTCCTTCAGTGTAGCACTCCTATAAAGCGTGTCAAGTTATTAACCTAAATTCAGTAGCTACCTCGCTCTTGTAAGCGCCGTACACCTAAAAAATCTATTTTTTTATTAGATTGCTCTGCATACCTAATCGTTTTTCTCTTAAATTTACGATAAGTATTAGTGTTGTTATGCTATAGGGATGGATTAGAATTTCACAGGATTTTTACCTATGCCTATACTTGTTCTTCAAGGGCCCGGACTAACACTAGATATAGCCCATCAAATTGCCCAGCAAACAAACAGTCATTTTGATTCAAAAGAACCTCAATTTTATGGGTATCGGCTCCATAATGAACAGCCTCTTAGCTCAAAGACTCTGGCTATATTAAGCAGTACCTATAAAGATATTGATATCAATTTTCTTCCTCAAGATTATGATCCTGATCAGGTACAGCTATTTGTAACAGATATGGACTCTACTCTGATTAATATTGAGTGTATTGATGAGATTGCAGCTTATATTAACCAAAAAGCAAGAGTCAGCGCCATCACCGCTGCTGCTATGCGAGGGGAAACTAGCTTTGAATCCTCCCTTATTCAAAGAGTAAAACTATTGGCCAATACACCCGTTAGTATTCTTACTGAGGTTTATGATAAACGGCTTCTCATCAACCCAGGCGGAAAAGATTTGTTGGCTGCTCTTAAACAACGAGGAATTAAAATCGCTTTAGTCTCTGGAGGATTTACTTATTTTACG includes the following:
- the serB gene encoding phosphoserine phosphatase SerB; this encodes MPILVLQGPGLTLDIAHQIAQQTNSHFDSKEPQFYGYRLHNEQPLSSKTLAILSSTYKDIDINFLPQDYDPDQVQLFVTDMDSTLINIECIDEIAAYINQKARVSAITAAAMRGETSFESSLIQRVKLLANTPVSILTEVYDKRLLINPGGKDLLAALKQRGIKIALVSGGFTYFTERLQLKYSIDYTLANQLEIKDGHLTGNIISKIVDATAKAKFLLRLCQNLNIKPSQVIAIGDGANDLEMLAAAGLSIAYRAKPRVRSQAQITLDYSGLEGVLAFLPAS